A single region of the Pseudomonas mandelii genome encodes:
- a CDS encoding SDR family oxidoreductase, which produces MNIDLRAKRVIITGASRGIGLAIARAFAAEGARVAICARSEADVREVGAQLAEHAQAVIARAVDVTDSEGVKAFVAEVAHAWGGVDVLVNNAGQGRGGNLDTLTPEVILEHANILQMGHFRFVQAVVPFMREQRWGRIIEINALAGVIPTPDGIPSVINRASCIALSRSLGMSLPKDNILVNSLNMGWIDTGQWDRHYKEMGPGVSREEFDAMVMKVVPLGRYGKPEDVAGMALFLASEYASFISAASIDIAGGMGGQIAYFPTLKRDFAATIAARNAASE; this is translated from the coding sequence ATGAATATTGATTTGAGGGCCAAGCGCGTGATCATCACAGGCGCTTCCCGAGGCATTGGTCTGGCCATCGCCCGGGCATTCGCCGCTGAAGGGGCACGGGTAGCGATATGCGCACGTAGCGAGGCAGACGTCCGCGAAGTCGGCGCGCAACTCGCGGAACACGCTCAGGCGGTGATTGCCCGGGCTGTCGACGTGACGGACAGTGAGGGGGTCAAGGCGTTTGTTGCTGAAGTTGCACACGCGTGGGGCGGGGTCGATGTATTGGTGAACAACGCCGGTCAAGGCCGTGGCGGCAACCTCGACACCCTGACCCCGGAAGTTATCCTCGAACATGCCAACATTCTGCAAATGGGGCATTTCCGCTTCGTCCAGGCGGTGGTGCCGTTCATGCGTGAACAGCGCTGGGGGCGGATCATCGAAATCAACGCCCTGGCCGGGGTGATTCCAACGCCCGACGGCATCCCTTCGGTGATTAACCGCGCATCGTGCATCGCCCTCTCCCGCTCGCTGGGCATGTCGCTGCCCAAGGACAATATCCTGGTCAACAGCCTGAACATGGGCTGGATCGATACCGGCCAGTGGGACCGTCATTACAAGGAAATGGGACCGGGCGTCAGTCGCGAGGAATTCGATGCCATGGTGATGAAGGTCGTACCGCTCGGCCGCTACGGTAAACCAGAAGACGTTGCCGGCATGGCACTGTTTCTCGCCAGCGAATATGCCAGTTTCATCAGCGCCGCCTCGATCGACATTGCCGGCGGCATGGGCGGACAGATCGCCTACTTCCCAACCCTTAAACGCGATTTTGCCGCGACGATCGCCGCACGTAACGCTGCCAGCGAATAA